The Gossypium hirsutum isolate 1008001.06 chromosome A13, Gossypium_hirsutum_v2.1, whole genome shotgun sequence nucleotide sequence TCTCTGCTATTTTCCATTATTACCAAACAAAGAGTTTCttccattaaaaaaagaaaaaagaaaaaagaaaaaaaaaaggaaaaaggaaactGAATTCTTCGACGGAGAGAAGGGTTAGGCGTTATGGATGGCAATACTACGGAGGCCGAGCGGTGGTTGACGATTGCGGAGAAGCTCTTGGCGGCGCGTGATTTGCACGGGACCAGAACCTTCGCGATCCGAGCTCGTGAATCGGCCCCTATCCTCGCCGACCAAATCCTAGCCGTGACGGACACTCTCATAACGGCTCAATCTAACCCTCAAGACTGGTACGGGATCCTCCAACTCGTGCCGTTAACTCAGTCCATGGAAGTTGTGGCGAGTCAGTATAGGAAACTCGCCCTTCTTTTGAATCCTGGGAGGAACAGGCTCTCTTTCGCAGATCAGGCGTTTCGATTTGTTTCCGAAGCGTGGAATGTGTTGTCGAACCCTTCTAAGAAGGCCGTTTACGATAACGAGTTGAGGCTCCTTCAATTTGGTCAGGTGAGTCAACTCGGtcagcagcaacaacaacaaccaCAGATGCAGCAACAGCAGCTGCAACCGCAACCGCAGCCGCTTTTCATGCAACCGCAGCCGCCGCCCCCGCCGAAAGAAACGCAAACGCTGTTCATGCAATCGCCGCCACAGAAAGAAACGCAGGCGCAAGTTACGCAACCGTTATTCATGAGAAGGAGCCCTAGAAATACTGATAAAGATGGGAATGCCGCTTTAGAAGGAGAGGAGCAGTTGGGATTAAAGAATAAATCGCCGGAGCAAAATCGGCCGGCTGAGCCAACATGGAGGAAGCAAATGAGTCAGATCAGTTTAGCTGGGTCGAGTCAGGTGAATCGGACAGGATCGGTTGGTTCGAGTCAGATTAGTCAGGCGAGTGAGGTTAATCGGCCTGAGCCGATTCGGATGAGCCAGATTAATCAAATAGGAACCGATATCTCGAGTCAGTTTAATAGGGATGAGCCAACTCGGACGGGTCAAATTAACCAGACAACAACTCCTCCTCATAGGGGGAATAGTCAGACAGAGCCAACTAGTGTGACTCGGCCTAGTGAAGCCGCTGAGTCAGAGGAGCTGACTTTCTGGACGGCTTGTCCGTACTGTTACATTCTCTATGAATACCCGAAGTTGTACGAGGATTGCACACTGAGGTGTCAGGCTAAGAACTGCAGGAGAGCTTTTCATGCGGTTGTGATACCGCCGCCACCCGTGAATGGAAAGGATTCGCGTTTCAGCTGCTGGGGGTTTTTCCCATTAGGATTTTCGAGGGGCGATCAATTTCCCAGTTGGTCACCCATTTCGACCATGTATGCTTGCCCTAATAACAAGAATACTGGGAAAAAAAGTACTGCCAAAAAGCCTGCTCCAAGAGTGtattatgatgatgatgacgCATATGTAGATATTTCTGACTCGATTGGGACTTCAGAGGATGACGACGACGATGATGATTGGCAGAATGAGAAGAGGAAGAAGGCAAAAAATGTCAAAGGGAAAGGATCTGTGGGGAAAACTGCTAAGAAACCACAGAGTGAGAGAGTGAAGAAGGCGGGTAATGAGGCAGCTAATGTTGATGGTAGTGGGAATTTGAGTGGTGCGTCCACTGTGCCAGAAGGTGTGGTGACTGCTGAATCGAGTAGAAGAGGAGTTGTTAATAGTGGGAGGAAGCAGATGGCGAGGGGCACAAAGAATTTGGGGAAGTTGGATTTGAATGTGGAGTTTAGTAATGAAGTTGAAGAGCCGGCACCGAGGAGGAATGAGGGGAATCACCCCAGCTATGGGGAGGAGGATAACATTGAAGGGAATGGGTTCTTTGAGGGTCTTGATGAGTTTTTGAGTAGCTTGCCTATACTTTCAGCTGTTGGGGATGATAAAGTTAAGGCTACTTAGTGAAGTAAGATCCTTGCTTTTTGTTTTTTCGCAGTAGTTGTAGTTGTTGTAATTGCTTGTAGTATTCAACCGTGTGGAGGTGCTTAGGGcctccttttatagccttttcaAGGTTGACTTCGACTGTATATTTTGCAGCACCatgttttgtaaatatttttatcattttgtgcTGCCTATTTACTCTGAATTAAATTTCCTGTTTGGGAGGATAATTAGAAAGTTCGGTACAAAATCATGACTGTTGTGGGTTGAAGATGTAATGTTTTGTCCATCATGATTCTTGCAGTGACAGGAATAGGTGGTAAGTTTCTCCGACTGGTCTCTTCTTTCTTGTTTGAGTCGAAAGAGTTATTAACCATGATACTTGCTTTCTCCCCTCCTTGTTTCCCTCTTATTAAAAGGAAAAGAGTAAAAGGTTAGAAATATGCTTCGAAAGGTTTACAATTTGTTATCCTTGCATTTGAGAAGATTTAATTTTGCCAAGTATTAATAGCTGAAAGAGCTTCAATGGTTATTGAATTTAGTTACCAATGATTTTGTGTTTGCAAATCTGCTTCCTTTGTTCTAGTAGCGAGTTTTGAGAGGTTGTTTCACTACCATTTAACGCTTCCCTTCTAGAAAAAagtagttatatatatttt carries:
- the LOC121212254 gene encoding uncharacterized protein produces the protein MDGNTTEAERWLTIAEKLLAARDLHGTRTFAIRARESAPILADQILAVTDTLITAQSNPQDWYGILQLVPLTQSMEVVASQYRKLALLLNPGRNRLSFADQAFRFVSEAWNVLSNPSKKAVYDNELRLLQFGQVSQLGQQQQQQPQMQQQQLQPQPQPLFMQPQPPPPPKETQTLFMQSPPQKETQAQVTQPLFMRRSPRNTDKDGNAALEGEEQLGLKNKSPEQNRPAEPTWRKQMSQISLAGSSQVNRTGSVGSSQISQASEVNRPEPIRMSQINQIGTDISSQFNRDEPTRTGQINQTTTPPHRGNSQTEPTSVTRPSEAAESEELTFWTACPYCYILYEYPKLYEDCTLRCQAKNCRRAFHAVVIPPPPVNGKDSRFSCWGFFPLGFSRGDQFPSWSPISTMYACPNNKNTGKKSTAKKPAPRVYYDDDDAYVDISDSIGTSEDDDDDDDWQNEKRKKAKNVKGKGSVGKTAKKPQSERVKKAGNEAANVDGSGNLSGASTVPEGVVTAESSRRGVVNSGRKQMARGTKNLGKLDLNVEFSNEVEEPAPRRNEGNHPSYGEEDNIEGNGFFEGLDEFLSSLPILSAVGDDKVKAT